In Nicotiana tabacum cultivar K326 chromosome 11, ASM71507v2, whole genome shotgun sequence, a single window of DNA contains:
- the LOC107790667 gene encoding putative F-box protein At1g67623, whose product MKRRPTKHNKKLKKSVVNSSNIKSLPNELLSEVIARVASFSFTDYINVKLSCKIFNGVSNDRYIYRHMSMEEFPLGPSWKRDKEEKEKKLSLFMRMCTESGNAEALYRKGVVDFFRKERPTYAIECLVKAAEAGHLGAKYVISIIHVFIGGEFKQNGITAIGKMKANKPMRRALGECRKNLVEILNSIWVLNPIFLAQNPYCCTLHHKRSYKNKWRQWPSFDTDDQDEDDFRCDACSCDEEVAYLVEILPLN is encoded by the exons ATGAAAAGAAGACCAACAAAACATAACAAAAAGCTAaaaaagagtgttgtcaattcCTCCAATATCAAATCTCTTCCGAATGAGCTACTCTCTGAAGTTATTGCAAGagttgcttccttttcttttacaGATTATATCAATGTCAAGCTCAG CTGTAAAATCTTCAATGGAGTTTCGAACGATCGATATATTTATCGTCACATGTCAATGGAGGAATTCCCTCTAGGACCTTCATGGAAAAGAGACAaggaagagaaggaaaaaaagCTTTCTTTGTTCATGAGAATGTGTACGGAGAGTGGGAATGCTGAAGCGTTGTACCGAAAAGGTGTG GTTGATTTCTTTAGGAAAGAAAGACCAACATATGCAATAGAATGCCTAGTTAAAGCTGCAGAAGCAGGACATCTTGGAGCAAAATATGTGATAAGCATAATCCATGTTTTCATAGGTGGAGAATTCAAGCAAAATGGCATAACTGCAATTGGCAAAATGAAAGCAAACAAGCCAATGAGGAGAGCATTAGGAGAGTGCCGAAAAAACTTGGTTGAAATATTGAATAGTATTTGGGTACTCAATCCAATCTTCTTGGCACAAAACCCATATTGCTGCACCCTTCATCATAAGCGCTCTTACAAAAATAAGTGGCGTCAATGGCCTTCTTTTGACACTGACGACCAAGATGAAGATGATTTTCGTTGTGACGCTTGTAGTTGTGATGAAGAAGTTGCATACCTTGTCGAAATTCTGCCCTTGAATTAG
- the LOC107790668 gene encoding CDP-diacylglycerol--glycerol-3-phosphate 3-phosphatidyltransferase 2 yields MPGGLKLNAVTSIYSRKPYNFFRSFTSVTGTSSSAAAAAAAVSVSTHTRRCWWGTSISIPASGDFRHRQKLLGFLGKGYANFPLRSISTTQMCPAPDHKEEDLRREKASPPPPPPSKSEKLLTLPTILTIGRVAAVPLLVSTFYVDSWWGPTATTAIFIAAAITDWLDGYLARKMNLGTAFGAFLDPVADKLMVAATLILLCTRPLESSVFGQLPWLLTVPSIAIIGREITMSAVREWAASQGGKLSEAVAVNNLGKWKTATQMTALTILLLARDSSLSGVGTLVGSGVILLYISAWLAVWSLVVYMRKIWKVLLM; encoded by the exons ATGCCCGGTGGTCTTAAACTCAACGCTGTGACCTCTATTTATTCTCGCAAGCCCTACAATTTCTTCCGCTCTTTTACCTCCGTCACCGGTACCTCTAGctccgccgccgccgccgccgccgccgtaAGTGTGTCAACTCACACGCGCCGCTGTTGGTGGGGGACTTCAATTTCAATTCCGGCGTCCGGTGATTTTCGTCACCGTCAGAAATTGTTAGGGTTTTTGGGTAAGGGATATGCTAACTTTCCGTTGAGAAGTATTTCTACTACTCAAATGTGCCCCGCACCTGATCACAAGGAGGAGGATCTCCGCCGTGAAAAAGCATCTCCTCCACCACCACCGCCATCGAAGTCTGAGAAGTTGCTGACATTGCCCACGATTTTAACAATTGGCCGCGTGGCTGCTGTTCCGCTTCTTGTAAGCA CATTCTATGTTGATAGCTGGTGGGGCCCAACTGCTACAACGGCCATATTTATTGCAGCAGCAATAACTGACTGGCTTGATGGATACCTTGCTCGCAAG ATGAACTTAGGAACTGCCTTTGGTGCATTTTTAGATCCAGTCGCTGACAAG CTAATGGTTGCTGCCACCTTGATCTTGTTGTGCACCAGACCGTTGGAGTCCAGTGTGTTCGGACAGTTGCCATGGCTATTAACTGTCCCTTCAATTGCGATAATAGGCAGGGAG ATTACTATGTCTGCAGTTCGAGAATGGGCAGCTTCTCAGGGTGGTAAACTTTCAGAG GCTGTAGCTGTGAATAACCTGGGGAAGTGGAAAACAGCAACTCAGATGACTGCATTGACCATCCTCCTCCTAGCCAGAGATAGCAG TTTATCTGGTGTTGGAACTCTTGTGGGTTCTGGTGTGATCTTGCTATATATATCAGCATGGCTTGCTGTATGGTCGCTGGTCGTGTATATGAGAAAGATATGGAAAGTGTTGTTAATGTAg